One genomic segment of Panicum virgatum strain AP13 chromosome 2N, P.virgatum_v5, whole genome shotgun sequence includes these proteins:
- the LOC120659767 gene encoding CASP-like protein 5A2 — translation MEVVEAMPQPQAPWARTATAGGLGLRIVCALATLATTASTGGFSSHPALCFLAAASTLQCVWTMPLALLNLHTLLSGQWPLENHHWIAGVAAIAGDGASKCKSIVHRRPK, via the exons ATGGAGGTCGTCGAGGCCATGCCGCAACCGCAAGCGCCGTGGGCTAGgacggccaccgccggcggcctcggcctTCGCATCGTGTGTGCCCTTGCCACGCTTGCCACCACGGCCTCCACCGGCGGTTTCTCCTCGCACCCTGCTCTCTG TTTCCTCGCTGCAGCATCTACGTTGCAATGCGTGTGGACGATGCCGCTGGCCCTTCTGAACCTGCACACACTGCTGTCAGGCCAATGGCCTTTAGAGAACCACCACTGGATCGCCGGAGTTGCTGcgatcgccggcgacggggcaaGTAAATGTAAATCTATTGTTCATCGCCGTCCCAAGTAA
- the LOC120659768 gene encoding eukaryotic translation initiation factor 3 subunit E-like isoform X1, with amino-acid sequence MAEHDLTARLAPHLDRHLVFPLLEFLQERGLYPEEEVLAAKLRLLGGTNMVDYAMAIHRSLHGTGEAPGDMAARRAEVVDRLVALQTGPVLPLYAFLRDPQLVQLLRPDKQYNVNMLQERFQIGPDQIEALYDDAKFQFECGSYSDAAAYLYHYRVLSTNSERSVRALWGMLASGILNRNWDAALEELNRLKEIIDSKNFSSPLNQLQNRIWLMHWSLFIFFNHENGRNGIIDLFFQDRYLNAIQTNAHHLLRYLAIAVVVNKRRRNMLKDLIKVIQQEQRSYKDPVTEFLECLYVNYDFDGAQQKLMECEQVILNDPFLGKRIEIGNSVTVPLRDEFFENARLFIFETYCRIHRCIDISILAEKLNMRYSEAELWIMNLVKGLKLDAKIDSVSRTLIMRVNRGDVHEEIIESLKNLNTRTYMLAQSIVEPAQASQTAHGD; translated from the exons ATGGCGGAGCACGACCTGACGGCGCGCCTGGCGCCGCACCTCGACCGCCACCTGGTGTTCCCGCTGCTGGAGTTCCTGCAGGAGCGGGGGCTCTACCCGGAGGAGGAGGTCCTGGCCGCCAAGCTCCGCCTCCTCGGCGGCACCAACATGGTCGACTACGCCATGGCCATCCACAGGTCGCTCCACGGCACCGGCGAGGCCCCCGGCGACATGGCGGCGCGCCGCGCCGAGGTCGTCGACAGGCTTGTGGCGCTCCAGACGGGCCCCGTGCTGCCGCTCTACGCGTTCCTGCGGGACCCGCAGCTCGTGCAGCTGCTCAGGCCGGACAAGCAGTACAACGTCAACATGCTCCAGGAGCGCTTCCAG ATTGGTCCTGATCAGATTGAAGCCTTGTATGATGACGCTAAATTTCAGTTTGAGTGTGGGTCCTATTCTGATgctgcggcctacctctacCACTATCGTGTTTTGTCCACAAACAGTGAGAGGAGTGTCAGAGCTTTATGGGGGATGTTGGCATCAGGGATTCTGAATCGAAACTGGGATGCTGCGCTCGAAGAGCTTAATCGCTTAAAAGAGATTATCGATTCAAAG AACTTCTCATCACCTCTGAATCAGCTCCAGAATAGGATATGGCTGATGCACTGGAGTCTCTTTATCTTCTTTAACCATGAAAATGGTCGAAATGGGATCATTGATCTGTTCTTCCAAGACAG ATACTTGAATGCTATTCAGACAAATGCACACCATCTTCTGAGATACCTAGCTATTGCAGTTGTTGTGAACAAAAGGAGAAGGAATATGCTTAAAGATCTGATTAAAGTCATTCAGCAGGAACAGCGTAGCTACAAAGACCCCGTAACTGAATTCCTGGAATGCTTGTATGTGAACTATGATTTTGATGGTGCGCAACAGAAATTAATGGAGTGTGAGCAG GTTATATTGAACGATCCTTTTCTGGGAAAGCGCATTGAAATAGGAAATTCCGTCACTGTTCCTTTGAGAGACGAATTCTTTGAAAATGCCCGTCTGTTTATTTTTGAGACCTACTGCCGCATACATCGGTGCATCGATATTAG cattcttgcagaaaagctGAACATGAGGTACAGCGAGGCGGAATTGTGGATTATGAACTTGGTTAAAGGTTTGAAACTGGATGCCAAGATTGATTCAGTGTCAAGAACTCTTATCATGAGGGTCAACCGTGGTGATGT GCATGAGGAGATTATCGAGAGCTTAAAGAATCTTAACACGCGGACCTACATGCTAGCGCAAAGCATTGTTGAGCCGGCTCAGGCATCACAGACAGCTCATGGAGATTAG
- the LOC120659766 gene encoding KHG/KDPG aldolase-like: MRVAATQLPLPAVSHPRRRRRDQHAPPAPPGALAAILRSRVIACLRAEDGETALQAAHAAVRGGVSVLEVVMPTPGVLEVIEDLCRSYPSLTFGVGTVLNAADARKAIGSGAQFLMSPGTVMEILHDLEESKVLYIPGVLTPSEVLSACNAGAEVVKVYPVSVMGGEVYMSALKKPFPHVPMVASQGIQIGSIKGYVEAGASAAVLSDAIFDKELMRKGKFSEISELASLATAEGLQSIK; this comes from the exons ATGCGCGTTGCCGCCACCCAGCTGCCCCTCCCCGCCGTCTCccatcctcgccggcggcggagagaTCAGCACGCGCCGCCCGCACCCCCGGGGGCGCTCGCCGCCATCCTGCGCTCGCGCGTCATCGCGTGCCTCCGCGCGGAAGA CGGCGAGACGGCACTGCaggcggcgcatgcggctgtcCGCGGTGGCGTCAGTGTG TTGGAGGTCGTGATGCCAACTCCTGGAGTGCTGGAG GTTATTGAAGATCTTTGCAGGAGTTATCCTTCTTTAACATTCGGG GTTGGCACGGTCTTAAATGCTGCTGATGCAAGGAAAGCCATAGGATCTGGTGCACAGTTTCTGATGAGTCCTGGCACAGTCATG GAAATACTTCATGATCTAGAAGAAAGTAAGGTTCTATACATCCCTGGAGTGCTGACACCATCTGAA GTTTTATCTGCTTGCAATGCTGGTGCAGAAGTTGTTAAG GTATATCCAGTGTCTGTGATGGGTGGTGAGGTGTACATGTCTGCTCTGAAGAAACCATTTCCTCATGTGCCGATGGTTGCTTCTCAAGGAATCCAAATAG GTTCAATCAAGGGGTATGTGGAGGCAGGGGCATCCGCAGCGGTGTTGTCTGATGCCAtttttgacaaggaattgatgAGGAAGGGAAAATTCAGCGAAATTTCAGAACTTGCCAGTCTAGCCACTGCTGAGGGGTTGCAGTCCATAAAGTGA
- the LOC120659768 gene encoding eukaryotic translation initiation factor 3 subunit E-like isoform X2, protein MAEHDLTARLAPHLDRHLVFPLLEFLQERGLYPEEEVLAAKLRLLGGTNMVDYAMAIHRSLHGTGEAPGDMAARRAEVVDRLVALQTGPVLPLYAFLRDPQLVQLLRPDKQYNVNMLQERFQIGPDQIEALYDDAKFQFECGSYSDAAAYLYHYRVLSTNSERSVRALWGMLASGILNRNWDAALEELNRLKEIIDSKNFSSPLNQLQNRIWLMHWSLFIFFNHENGRNGIIDLFFQDRYLNAIQTNAHHLLRYLAIAVVVNKRRRNMLKDLIKVIQQEQRSYKDPVTEFLECLYVNYDFDGAQQKLMECEQVILNDPFLGKRIEIGNSVTVPLRDEFFENARLFIFETYCRIHRCIDISSQNTNRSVG, encoded by the exons ATGGCGGAGCACGACCTGACGGCGCGCCTGGCGCCGCACCTCGACCGCCACCTGGTGTTCCCGCTGCTGGAGTTCCTGCAGGAGCGGGGGCTCTACCCGGAGGAGGAGGTCCTGGCCGCCAAGCTCCGCCTCCTCGGCGGCACCAACATGGTCGACTACGCCATGGCCATCCACAGGTCGCTCCACGGCACCGGCGAGGCCCCCGGCGACATGGCGGCGCGCCGCGCCGAGGTCGTCGACAGGCTTGTGGCGCTCCAGACGGGCCCCGTGCTGCCGCTCTACGCGTTCCTGCGGGACCCGCAGCTCGTGCAGCTGCTCAGGCCGGACAAGCAGTACAACGTCAACATGCTCCAGGAGCGCTTCCAG ATTGGTCCTGATCAGATTGAAGCCTTGTATGATGACGCTAAATTTCAGTTTGAGTGTGGGTCCTATTCTGATgctgcggcctacctctacCACTATCGTGTTTTGTCCACAAACAGTGAGAGGAGTGTCAGAGCTTTATGGGGGATGTTGGCATCAGGGATTCTGAATCGAAACTGGGATGCTGCGCTCGAAGAGCTTAATCGCTTAAAAGAGATTATCGATTCAAAG AACTTCTCATCACCTCTGAATCAGCTCCAGAATAGGATATGGCTGATGCACTGGAGTCTCTTTATCTTCTTTAACCATGAAAATGGTCGAAATGGGATCATTGATCTGTTCTTCCAAGACAG ATACTTGAATGCTATTCAGACAAATGCACACCATCTTCTGAGATACCTAGCTATTGCAGTTGTTGTGAACAAAAGGAGAAGGAATATGCTTAAAGATCTGATTAAAGTCATTCAGCAGGAACAGCGTAGCTACAAAGACCCCGTAACTGAATTCCTGGAATGCTTGTATGTGAACTATGATTTTGATGGTGCGCAACAGAAATTAATGGAGTGTGAGCAG GTTATATTGAACGATCCTTTTCTGGGAAAGCGCATTGAAATAGGAAATTCCGTCACTGTTCCTTTGAGAGACGAATTCTTTGAAAATGCCCGTCTGTTTATTTTTGAGACCTACTGCCGCATACATCGGTGCATCGATATTAG CTCACAGAACACCAATAGGTCTGTTGGCTAG
- the LOC120659765 gene encoding pentatricopeptide repeat-containing protein At1g80270, mitochondrial-like yields MLKTASLRLLRDGGFRQSSQGLPAGYSEMVAPLIRRFCSMPIESLTSSKADGDASYQDAGDQPHVDSDCGSEPSHGIRAVRKQGKNQGPKKKYGPFKRGRRGKKLPGGGRPSQEGCHHEMRFPVRDVPFQKDRHHEKKLPDTPVQPFLFQIVLDTPISTLMTVLDTWLQANCLEKSQFLMVLFHLRKQRLYSKALKFMDWIERRKLLNFEDRDYACHLDLIARTHGFEAAQKYIESVPTPFRNEVLYETLLVSCVCQDDVRKAEQVFNKIRELSLPLTVSACNQMILLYKRIARSKVVDILMLMEKENIKVSRFTYKLLIDLKGRSNDPLGMESVLNMMKDNGLEPDFATQTMVAKFYISWGLMEKAEEVIRAMEVSVKDSRDATRSLLDLYAILGRPDDVERIWNSYTTPKLEDFLAAIEAWGKLGRIKQAEETFEALVKTSPKLTSKYFNAMLNVYAEHKLLAKGKEFLERMYLDGCPISPLTWDAIVKLYANSGELEKADSFLANVTEENPDRNPLFGSYTTLLRAYAKKGDIHNSEKIFDRLKQIKYPGRKPPYNLLLAAYASAHVTPYGFRERMKADNVRPTKTDIECLRRLDGLQTIEY; encoded by the exons AT GTTGAAGACTGCTTCTTTGAGATTGTTGCGAGATGGGGGTTTCCGGCAATCGTCCCAAGGACTGCCAGCTGGGTATTCTGAAATGGTTGCCCCTTTGATTCGGAGGTTTTGCTCCATGCCCATTGAGAGCCTCACCAGCAGCAAAGCTGATGGTGATGCCTCGTATCAGGATGCTGGTGATCAGCCTCATGTTGACTCTGATTGTGGTAGTGAGCCCAGTCATGGCATCAGGGCGGTGAGGAAACAGGGCAAGAATCAAGGACCCAAGAAGAAATATGGACCTTTTAAGAGGGGCCGCCGTGGAAAGAAATTGCCAGGAGGAGGCCGACCTTCTCAGGAGGGCTGTCATCATGAAATGAGATTTCCAGTCAGGGATGTCCCTTTTCAGAAAGACCGCCACCATGAAAAGAAATTGCCAGACACGCCCGTCCAACCTTTTCTTTTCCAGATTGTATTGGATACTCCTATCAGTACTCTTATGACTGTACTTGACACATGGCTGCAAGCCAACTGTCTGGAAAAAAGCCAATTCTTGATGGTTTTGTTCCATCTGAGGAAGCAGAGATTGTATAGCAAGGCTTTGAAG TTCATGGATTGGATCGAAAGAAGAAAACTACTAAATTTTGAAGATCGTGATTATGCTTGTCATCTTGATTTGATAGCACGGACCCATGGTTTTGAAGCTGCTCAAAAGTACATTGAGAGCGTCCCTACACCGTTCAGGAATGAGGTGCTCTATGAAACTCTACTTGTTAGCTGTGTATGTCAGGATGATGTCCGGAAGGCAGAACAAGTCTTCAACAAAATAAGAGAACTCTCTTTACCTTTAACTGTTTCTGCTTGCAACCAAATGATATTGCTGTACAAGAGGATTGCTCGAAGTAAGGTAGTTGACATTCTCATgttgatggaaaaagaaaatataaaggTTTCTCGTTTTACATACAAGCTCCTGATTGACTTGAAAGGGCGGTCGAATGACCCATTAGGCATGGAGTCGGTCTTAAATATGATGAAGGACAATGGTCTTGAGCCAGATTTTGCCACACAGACAATGGTTGCTAAATTCTACATATCTTGGGGCCTCATGGAGAAAGCAGAAGAGGTTATCAGGGCTATGGAAGTATCTGTAAAGGATAGTCGTGATGCCACCAGGTCTCTTCTTGACCTCTATGCTATTCTTGGCAGGCCAGATGATGTAGAGAGAATATGGAACTCATACACCACCCCGAAGTTGGAGGACTTCTTGGCTGCTATTGAGGCATGGGGTAAACTTGGACGTATCAAACAAGCGGAAGAGACCTTTGAAGCGCTGGTAAAGACTTCACCAAAGCTCACCTCCAAGTACTTCAATGCCATGCTGAACGTGTATGCAGAACACAAACTTCTGGCCAAGGGCAAAGAGTTTCTAGAAAGGATGTATTTGGATGGGTGTCCAATCAGCCCTCTAACCTGGGATGCAATTGTTAAGCTCTATGCAAATTCAGGTGAGTTAGAGAAAGCCGACTCATTTCTGGCGAATGTGACAGAAGAGAATCCTGACAGAAATCCCCTCTTCGGCTCATACACAACCTTACTGAGGGCCTATGCAAAAAAGGGCGACATACATAACTCTGAGAAAATATTTGATAGGCTAAAGCAGATCAAGTACCCAGGGAGGAAGCCGCCTTATAATTTGTTACTTGCAGCCTATGCCAGTGCCCATGTTACACCGTACGGGTTCAGAGAAAGGATGAAAGCTGACAATGTGCGCCCGACCAAGACTGATATAGAATGTTTGAGGCGTCTCGATGGCTTGCAAACGATAGAGTATTAG